DNA sequence from the Methanothermobacter thermautotrophicus genome:
CATGTTCATGTCATTGATGACGCGTTTCATGGCCTCTATGGGGCAGGGAGACCCTGCCATGATACCTGTGCGGAGGGATGAGAGGTCGAACATGTCAAACATGGGGTGGGTGAACTCTGCTATGAACATGGTTGGAACCCCGTAGAGTGCGGTGCACCTCTCCTTTTCAACCGCTGCAAGGACGAGGAGCGGATCGAAGAGCTCTATCATCACCAGTGCGCCCCCGTGGGTGAGGATCGCGAGGACCCCGAGGACTATGCCGAAGCAGTGGAAGAGGGGTACCGGGAGGCATAGTCTGTCCTCCTCTGTGAATCTCTGTCTCTCCCCGATGTAGTAGCCATTGTTGAGAATGTTCCGGTGGGTCAGCATGACACCCTTGGGGAACCCCGTGGTTCCTGAGGTGTACTGCATGTTGATGACATCGGTGTTTTTGAGGGTTGACATCACAGACCTGAGCTCGGTGTCAGGGACGTGTTTTCCAAGGAGCATCAGTTCATTGGTGTTGTACATGCCCCTGTGCTTCTGGGCGCCGATGTATATAACGCTTCGAAGTTCAGGGAACCTCTCACTCCTGAGGTGGCCCCTCTCCTGGGTCTTGAGTTCAGGAACCAGTTCATAGAGTGTCTTTACGTAGTCAACATCCCTGAAGCCGTCTATTATGGCTATGGCCTTCATGTCAGACTGCTTCATTACGTATTCCAGTTCGTGGCTCCTGTAGGCTGTGTTGACAGTTACAAGGACAGCCCCTATCTTTGCAGTTGCGAATAGGAAGGTGAGCCAGTCAGGTACATTGGTTGCCCAGATACCCACGTGGTCCCCCTTCCCTATGCCGATGGATAGCAGACCCTTGGCAAGGAGGTTGACCCTATCATTGAATTCTCTGTAGGTGAAACGCAGGTCCCTGTCCGGGTATACTATGAATTCCTTATCAGCGTACCTTTCAACCTGTTTCTCGAAGAATTCCCCTATTGTATCTTCAGTGAAAACCATAAATCCACCCTTATAAGTTATTCCTCCACTAGGTGCTCCTGGAGTTTCTTCCTTATCTCTGGAGGTATAGGCTTCTTCCTCTGCTCTATGAAGTCATAGTGGACGAGGACTGCCCTGCCCCTGGCCTTGAGTTCCCCGTCCTGCCATGCCTCATGCCCTATTGTGAATGAGGAGTTTCCGATGTGGGTTATGTAACTCCTTATCTCAACGTCGCTTCCATAGTACATCTGGGCCAGGAAGTCAAACTCCGTCCTCACGAGTATGAGCTTCCACTTCTCATAGCTGAGGTCAAGGTCCGGCGTGAACATCCTGAATATGGGGTTCCTGCCCTTCTCGAACCAGACCGCTAGAACCGTGTTGTTGACGTGCCTGAGACCATCTATGTCCCCGAAGCGGGGGGTTACGGTGATTCTGAACATTCTATCATCAACTAGAAGGGTGTGTAGACAACTGCAAGTATCCTTGCATTTTCTTCTCCTGCTGCATGGAGGTGGTGGGGTACCACGGAGTCATAGTAGATGCTGTCACCCTCTGAGAGGAGGTAGCGGTCCTGTCCATAGATGACCTCTATTTCACCCTCAAGGACGTATATGAACTCCTCGCCCTCATGGGATGATAGTTTGAAGTCGTCGGTGTGGAGTTCAACGTCGATTATGAAGGGCTCCATGTGCCTGTCGCTTTTACCTGCGCCGAGGGAGTGGAAGTTGAGGTTGCTGGTGTCTGTTTTCTCCTCATAGCCTGAGAAATGTATCACCCTCTCGGTTTTGCCCTTCCTCACTATAACCGGTTCGTCCTGGACCCTGTCATCGAGGAGTGTGCCGAGCCTCACTCCAAGGGTTCTTGAGATCTTTATGAGGGGTGTGAGTGATGGTATAACGTCCCCTTCCTCTATTTTCTTTATGAGTCCCGCATTGACTCCACTTCTTTCTGCAAGCTCATCTACTGTTATTTTCTGGTTATCCCTGAGCTGTTTTATTCTCTCTCCCACTGTGTTTTCTGGCACGTGATCACCTTAACATTTATAGGTAAGCTGTATCTATTTCTAAAATTTCAGTTTAAAAAAATTGCTGTTTAAAAATGTGCAGAACATCCACTATCTAGGGTGTGGAACTGTTCAGTATTTAAGCATGGCCAGTGGTAATATATCGGGCTCCGTATAATCAGTGCAGAGAAGACATTCTCTCGGTATTTAGACCATGAAGGGCATCGTTAAATATGCATCAATCCTGGTTTCCAGTGTAGGTGGACCTGTTGGTTCTATTGTCAATGTAGACTGTGACCTCACTTGTGTTGGTTATGTTGGTGGTGTTATTCAGCACATGCATCCTGAGGGTTACCGGTTCAAAGCCAGGGTTTCCCATGGTCTGTATCCTTTCATCTGAGGGAAGGATGTCTGTGGGCATTTCAAATGCAAAGGATGGCTTTAAAAGTATACACAGGGTCGATGAAAACCCGTATGCGATTAAAGCCACCATTATGATCGCGAAAAGCCTTCCCTTCTTTGCTGATTTCAATGGTAACACCTCTCTCTATTTTTCTCATTCTCATGATATTTATAATGTTGGTAAATTTTCGGAAGGAGGTTACCGGCATCCTTATATTGGTGATTACAGATATGTTAGGCACATCCAGAAAGGAGCGTGATATGATGCTAAATTCAGGTGATACAGCATGGATGTTGATCTCAACTGCACTCGTGATACTGATGACTGTTCCAGGGGTTGCTATGTTCTATTCGGGTTTAACAAAACGTGAGAATGTTCTGAACACCATATTTCTATCATTTGTTTCCCTTGGAATTGTTAGCCTGCTCTGGTTTCTGTTCGGATATGGTCTCATATTCAGCGGAGACATTTCAGGGATCATAGGATCCTCTCATGTGGGCATCAGCCTTATTAATTTAGGGTCTGCTTCAAAATATGCTCCAACAATCCCCGAAGGACTCTTTGCAATTTTCCAGATGACATTTGCTGCAATAACAGTTGCCCTGATTTCCGGCGCTGTCGTGGAAAGGATCAAATTCTCGTCATGGATACTTTTCATCCCTCTCTGGTTTGCACTCGTATATGTACCCGTGGCCCACTGGGTATGGGGCGGAGGATTCCTGCAGAACCTTGGTGTTCATGATTTCGCTGGGGGAATCGTGGTGCACATCACCAGCGGCATAGCCGCCCTTGCCCTTGCCCTCGTTACTGGTCCAAGATATGACCAGAAACTGATGCCACATCACCTTGGATATTCTGTTATAGGTACCGGTCTTCTCTGGTTTGGATGGTTTGGATTCAACGCAGGTTCAGCCCTCTCTGCCGGATCCCTTGCAGTTAACGCTATGATCGTGACAAATACCTCTGCAGCGGCGGGGATGATTGGATGGATCCTCATGGATAGACTTAAAACCGGTAAACCAACACTTCTTGGCGCTCTTTCTGGAGCAGTTACAGGTCTTGCATCAATAACACCTGCAGCAGGTTTTGTGGATATAGGTGCCTCCACTGTCACAGGGCTTGTGGCAGCTGTTATATGTTATCTTGCAGTTTCATGGTTGAAGCCAGCTGCTGAATATGATGATGCCCTTGATGTATTTGGGATTCACGGTGTTTCAGGAATCATAGGAACCCTTGGAGTTGGTTTGTTTGCGGTTCCAGCCCTAAACCCATCTTTGACCTCAGGAGGCCTTTTAACTGGAAGCACATCCCTTCTTGTAAGTCAGCTGATTGGTGTTGTCACCGTCACTGTCTACACCTTCATCGTTACGTATCTCCTTGCGATGCTGCTGATGAAATTCAACGGGCTACGCGTTGAAAGGGAAGAGGAAATTCAGGGACTTGACATAAATCTCCATGAGGAAACAGGTTACAGACTGACATGAACACAGATTTAAAAATGGTTCACAGAAGTACTTATAAGAAATCCGGTTAAGGATTATTTAAGGTGAAGACCATGAGGAAAATCACAGCAATTATCAGAAGGGAGAAACTTGAGGATGTTAAGGATGCTCTGGAGCTCGTGGGAATCCATGGGATGACGGTTTCAGATGTGAAGGGAAGGGGTCAGCAGATGGGTGTAAGGGAGAGCTACCGTGGAATGGACTACTGTGTTGATCTCCTGCCAAAGGTTCAGCTTGAAGTTGTTGTTGATTCAGGGGACCTTGAAAGGGTCGTTGAAACAATAGCTGAAAACGCCAGGACAGGGGATATAGGTGATGGGAAAATCTTTGTAACCGATGTAATTGATGTTGTGAGAATAAGGACAGGTGAACACGGCAGAGACGCTATCTAGGAAATTAAACAATTTATTTATTTAACATATTTCAGCAATTAAATTTCTTATTTAAATTTGTTTTACTCAGCACACATTTATCTGAAACTATATCCGAAAGATTTATATAGTAGTATGATCTTACTCTCAGTGTCGGAAGTTACTTTCCTATTTCCGACTATGATATATGTTGGAGAGATGAACATAGTATATATAAAAACAATGCATGGAGATGACTCTGATGGATGCGGTCTTAAACTCCGGTGACACTGCCTGGATGCTGGTATCAACAGCCCTGGTAATGCTGATGACGGTTCCAGGCGTGGCACTATTCTATGGGGGTTTAACGAAAAAGGAAAACGTACTGAACACCATGTTCCTATCCCTGATAGCCTTCGCAGTGACGAGCATAATATGGGTACTCTACGGCTATCAGTTCGCCTTTGGAGCCGACATAATGGGGTTCATAGGAAGTCCAGTGAACCTGCTGATGAACGGGGTCGGTGTTAACACTGCTGCTGCACTGGCACCAACAATACCAGACTTCCTCTACATAGCATTTCAGTTAACATTCGCA
Encoded proteins:
- a CDS encoding AMP-binding protein, which codes for MVFTEDTIGEFFEKQVERYADKEFIVYPDRDLRFTYREFNDRVNLLAKGLLSIGIGKGDHVGIWATNVPDWLTFLFATAKIGAVLVTVNTAYRSHELEYVMKQSDMKAIAIIDGFRDVDYVKTLYELVPELKTQERGHLRSERFPELRSVIYIGAQKHRGMYNTNELMLLGKHVPDTELRSVMSTLKNTDVINMQYTSGTTGFPKGVMLTHRNILNNGYYIGERQRFTEEDRLCLPVPLFHCFGIVLGVLAILTHGGALVMIELFDPLLVLAAVEKERCTALYGVPTMFIAEFTHPMFDMFDLSSLRTGIMAGSPCPIEAMKRVINDMNMKEVTIAYGLTEASPVFTQTSVDDPIEKRVETVGTPLPHIEVKIVDPETGEELGPGEPGEICCRGYNVMKGYYKMPEMTKEAIDEDGWLHSGDLAVMDEDGYYSIVGRIKDMIIRGGENIYPREIEEFLHTMPGIKDVQVVGIPDEKYGEIVGAFVIREEGADILEEDVRDYAIQRIARYKVPKHVFFVDEFPLTASGKVQKFKLREMAVELLKKKEQP
- a CDS encoding thioesterase family protein; amino-acid sequence: MFRITVTPRFGDIDGLRHVNNTVLAVWFEKGRNPIFRMFTPDLDLSYEKWKLILVRTEFDFLAQMYYGSDVEIRSYITHIGNSSFTIGHEAWQDGELKARGRAVLVHYDFIEQRKKPIPPEIRKKLQEHLVEE
- a CDS encoding helix-turn-helix domain-containing protein; this translates as MPENTVGERIKQLRDNQKITVDELAERSGVNAGLIKKIEEGDVIPSLTPLIKISRTLGVRLGTLLDDRVQDEPVIVRKGKTERVIHFSGYEEKTDTSNLNFHSLGAGKSDRHMEPFIIDVELHTDDFKLSSHEGEEFIYVLEGEIEVIYGQDRYLLSEGDSIYYDSVVPHHLHAAGEENARILAVVYTPF
- a CDS encoding ammonium transporter, whose amino-acid sequence is MMLNSGDTAWMLISTALVILMTVPGVAMFYSGLTKRENVLNTIFLSFVSLGIVSLLWFLFGYGLIFSGDISGIIGSSHVGISLINLGSASKYAPTIPEGLFAIFQMTFAAITVALISGAVVERIKFSSWILFIPLWFALVYVPVAHWVWGGGFLQNLGVHDFAGGIVVHITSGIAALALALVTGPRYDQKLMPHHLGYSVIGTGLLWFGWFGFNAGSALSAGSLAVNAMIVTNTSAAAGMIGWILMDRLKTGKPTLLGALSGAVTGLASITPAAGFVDIGASTVTGLVAAVICYLAVSWLKPAAEYDDALDVFGIHGVSGIIGTLGVGLFAVPALNPSLTSGGLLTGSTSLLVSQLIGVVTVTVYTFIVTYLLAMLLMKFNGLRVEREEEIQGLDINLHEETGYRLT
- a CDS encoding P-II family nitrogen regulator produces the protein MRKITAIIRREKLEDVKDALELVGIHGMTVSDVKGRGQQMGVRESYRGMDYCVDLLPKVQLEVVVDSGDLERVVETIAENARTGDIGDGKIFVTDVIDVVRIRTGEHGRDAI